One window of Plasmodium berghei ANKA genome assembly, chromosome: 5 genomic DNA carries:
- a CDS encoding BIR protein, translated as MSFRVCYIISEIDNFANDPKNQGGHNSIGYFKYYCPDNNCDTDVKKVISTFIALVTLFNGINHNEKLESDKIAEYAILWLSYKLNQKTQNGNTKLYDFYTEHINTNSKYNEHITNDFNINKSVIENKIKLMNMNIKDISKFYDAFKKLCEMYTEFDDDNKNCTNCSGKAKEFVEKYKDLNKDYNNTNSSSYNKMLSTLSTDYNNLKNKCKNVQNSKFPLLPEIKTTQISVKSSEQTSAQTSEVASSRSSIGNNLFTVLSVFGAIALFLGIGYKHSLFGFRRKVQKNLRKKLKSLRRKWIISI; from the exons atgTCTTTTAGAGTg TGTTATATAATTAGTGAGATTGATAATTTTGCTAATGATCCGAAAAACCAGGGAGGACATAATTCTATTGGTTATTTTAAGTATTATTGCCCTGATAATAACTGTGATACTGATGTCAAAAAAGTTATTTCTACTTTTATAGCATTAGTAACTTTATTTAATGGTATTAAtcataatgaaaaattagaGAGTGATAAAATTGCTGAATATGCTATTTTATGGTTAAGTTATAAACTAAATCAAAAAACACAAAATGGAAACACCAAATTATACGATTTTTATACTGAACATATAAACACAAatagtaaatataatgagCATATAACTAatgattttaatattaataagagtgttatagaaaataaaataaaattgatgaatatgaatattaaagatatatctaaattttatgatgcatttaaaaaattatgtgaAATGTATACTGAATTTGATGACgacaataaaaattgcaCAAACTGTTCGGGAAAAGCTAAAGAATTtgttgaaaaatataaagaccTTAACAAAGATTATAATAACACTAATAGCAGTTcctataataaaatgttgTCTACTTTATCAActgattataataatttaaaaaataaatgtaaaaatgtTCAAAATAGCAAGTTTCCACTCCTTCCAGAGATAAAAACAACACAAATTTCTGTAAAAAGTTCTGAACAAACTTCTGCACAAACATCTGAAGTTGCATCATCAAGGTCGTCGATAGGAAACAACTTATTTACAGTTTTATCGGTATTTGGTGCAATAGCATTATTTTTAGGAATTGGATATaag cATTCGTTATTTGGATTTCGGAGAAAagttcaaaaaaatttaagaaaaaagCTAAAATCATTAAGAAGAAAATGGATAATTAGTATATGA